The DNA window CAACGCTCATGCCCCTCGCGGGTCTGAGATCCGTCGGCGGCGATCTCGCGGCGGTGATACTCCCGCGCGAACGCCAGCACCGAGGTGGTTTTGCCCAGCCCCGGAAACGCGTCGATCGCCACCGCGCCTTTGGCCTTATCGCCGTCCTGCAGGTTGCTGTCGACGATGTCCCACAGGTCCTCATGAAGCGCGGCCAATTGCGGGGTCTTGATGGTGCCCAGGTTGGCGTGCCACTCCCGGCGTTGCCGGTTGTAATCCTCGTAGGCACAGTCGCTAAGCGCCCCGAGTTCGGGGCGGGTCAACGGTTCCGGTGGAATTCGGGCCGGTGTGTTGACGAATTGCTGCCAGCCCTCCTTGCGGGCCAATGTCAGATTGTCCAACCGATGCGGTTTGTCCGCAGTATCTGGTTCTCGCCCGGTCACGCGTCCTCCAGGGCATCGGCGTAGAAGTCGTCCTCGTCGGATGCGTCGAGTTCGTCGTCCGTGTCGTCGTCGCCGACCTCGGGCTCGGCGACCTCGATGGGTGCGGTGGCGTCGACGGCCGGTGAAGCCGTCATTGCCAACACCCGTGCCACGGAAGGCAGGGCGGCTACCTCGTTTTCGGGTTCAGCGGCGTCGAGGAGCGACGCTTCCCGTGAGAGGCGCAGCGCGATCCGTCTTTCGGCCACTGAAGAACCCAGTCCCAGGTTCCAGCGCTCCAGCAGATCAGCGACCGCCAGACGGTCGTCAGGATAGGTGTACTTCGACGCCGCGAGCTTGCGGGCGAACTGGAGAGCGTCCTCGCTCAGCGGCATGTCCATCGACGCGGCGTGCTCCCACATCAACGTGTGCCACGTGCGGCTCTCCGGATCGCGGAAGTAGATGCGGGTCACGTCGTCGGGGTCATGATGAATGGGCCAGCGGCCCTTGGCCTTCCCGGTATACGGGCTCGTCATATTGCGGTACGGGTTCAACGCGGCCCCGTTGTAGCGGCGGCCTCCGAAATCAACCCCGTAGTGCTGGATCTTGCGCCACTCGGTCTTCAAGAACTCATACACCAGGTCGGGGTCACGCGGTGCCTCGATGAACCCAGCCCGGGCCATACCGTGCTCGAACATCAGCGCCGGCGACATCCGCAGACCGGGCACATGCGGATCCACCAAACCGTCGTGGGGCCGGTGGTGATAGACCACCGCCACCCACTCCCGAATGATCGCCTCCAGTTCGTCAAGGTAGAAGAACGCCTCCGACTCCGGGTCCACCCCTCGCGAATGCACGTCAGGGCCTTTGTAACCCGGCAGTGCCTGCAGCAAGTCCTCCCGAATGGTCCGGAAGAACCGCTCCACCGGTCCCTTATCGCGGCCGGTGCGCAACCTAGCTGGCTGGATCGACACCCCCATCCGCTGACACACACTCGTCAGATGCTCGGAAACATAGATCTTGCCATGATCGACCACTATCGTCTCCGGCACGATCGCCGGCCCAGAAGCACCCCCACCGGTAAGTGGGCCGTCGACCGCGTCGACGTCAACGAGGACCGAGCGTGGGATTCCATGCTCAGGCCACACCGCGTGCGTGGGCCAATCGCGTCCAGGCGGTCGCGGACGATACACCTGATACAACACTGCGGCAGCGTCCACCGATTTCGTCGACACGGGCGTCACACGGATCCCGGTGACACACCGCGTGTACCAATCCATTCCGACCGTCAACTCCGCTTGGACCCAGCGCAACGTCACGGGATCCAACGCGAACACATCCAACCGAGTGGTATCCATCAGCAGGTACTCACCGGGCCGAGTCGGGCGCAGCTTCCCATAGGCATCGCTTGGACGATCGGCGATATCGCGGTTCCGCTTGGTACTCAACCGAAACGTCGGGTGGCGCTTCTCCAACTCGGCAAGTACCCGGTGTGCCGTTGCACGCGACGGCAGCTTCACGACACCGTCGCCGAACCTCGCCACCACCCTTGCGTTCGTCCGGTCGATCACCATCGTCTGCGACGGCCGCGATTGATCCGTGTGCTCGACCATCACCTCAAGCCCGGTTTCAATCCACCTGTTATCCACAGTGCCGAGCGGCTTCTGTCGGCTCATCTGGCTTCGAGCCAGGCCGGCTTCGCCGTGCCGACGAAAATCCGAGACCCACTGCTTGACAGTGCGCACGCTCAGGCCAAGTTCAGATGCCTTCGCGGCGTACCGGCTAGTGAGCGGAAGGTGCGGGTCGTATTGCGGTCGCGGCTCGCCCGCCGTAGCCATCTCTGCGACACCAGATCGATAGCCAGTCAATGCCTCTCGTATGTGGGCGGCACGTTCAGTGAGGTCCTTCCTCTCTGACTCGGTCATCGCCGATAGGACGACGCCGGCCAGTTCTTCCGCATCGTGGGCTCGCGGGCCGGAGTCGTCAACCACGACGCGCGCGCGGTCCCTGGCAAGAAGGTCGCGCAGCGCCACCCGCACTGCGCCGCCTTCCCCTGAACCAGCGCGAAGGACGACATCGGTGCCGGTGGCGGCTGAATGCATCTCCACCACCTGCATCAGTTCGCCGTCGTAGATGAACCGTGTTCCGATAGCGACGCGGACAAGACCACCACTCACGATCGGGACCCCTTTTTGAGGATGCTCGTCTGGCGCAGCGGCCGCGCCATTTCGATGGCAAGGTAGTCGCTCCATACCAGATGCAGTATCGCCGACCGCACAACCGGCTTCGACCAACCGGCATAACTGGTACATGCCTCACCCAGCGTTCGCCCCGGCAGATCGTCTCGACGCCTCAACTCATCCAACAGAGTTGGGCTGAAACACCTTTCATTTCGGAAGCCAGCGAGAAAGCGGATGCTCGCGAGCTCCGGCTCAGGCGGCTCACTCCACAATTCGTAGCGCCAGCCCCGCTGCTCGACCAGTCGCCTTGTCCAATCGAGGGTGAAACTGATCTTGGGGTTGGCCAAGCGCGCGTGGGGCTTGACGTCGACGACTATCGGGCCGTCATCAGTCAGGAGCAGGTAGTCCGGCACGTGTTTGCGTGCCTGACGGTTCACCGTTGCGCGAAGAAGGAAAGGTTGTGCGACGATTCGGCGGACCTTGACATCGAAGTCAGCGAACAGTAGTCGGGTGAGCTCGAGGCGAGACTCGTAGATGACATGCCGCTGCTCGGTCGACGACCAGTAGGTGCCTGAGTAATGCTTCTGTCCGCGATACCACCGGAACGTGCGCCATGGAGCCGCACCGGCGAACGCATCGAGCGGGGCACGCCCCCACTCGGTGCTGTTCTCCTCGAACGAGTCTTGGGACCGGACCGAAACTGTCGCGCATCCAGGCTGCACCATCTCCGCCATGCCGACACTTTGACACCTATCGGCCCGACGGTCCCGCATCCGATGTGGTGTGTCTCAAGTTCGCTGCACAAGTGCAGCGGTGGTGCAGCCGGACTTGAGAAAGTGCAGTCAAACTTGAGAACCTACAGTTCCGCCCCGCGGTTCGGCTGTCTTCAGCGGCGCCACACGTGAACGCGGTCGCTCTTGAGTGGGGCGCCTTCTGGACCCTTGACGTACGGGGCGATCCACTTCGGGCGCCGATCGGCATGGTTGGGCCCACACGCCTGCTGACGCCAATGACCGCCCACCCACCATCGGTGTCGGTACTGACGGTCACCCGATGAACCATCGCGTTCCCCGGGCGGGCTCATGGGGCGTCGCAACTCGATGATGCTCACCCGGTTCGGGTCCGCAGCCGCACGAGAGCCTTCCTCGGTCTGCGTCGACTGTGCACTGCCGAGAACGCGCGTGGAGGCGACGGTGGGTTGGCCCATCAGGAGCCAGGCCGCCCCGACGACACTGACCAACGGTGACGCCTCAGCCGATCGGGCCACCTCAGCGGTGCGCGGCACCAACGGCTGTAGCAGCAGCGTCGGGTTGGTCACCCATAGTGGCGAAGACACCCCGTAGGGGGCGAGCAGCTCGGGGTTCTTAGCCAACCGTGACAACGGCTGAATTTGCAGCACCCCGTCGGGGCGAGACCACCACCACACCCCGTCCCACGAAACCTCGGTGGGATCGTTGGGACTCAACGCATTCCATGGCACACTTCCGGCCGGCTTTGCCCAACACAACAGCCCAGTCGGAGCCGGCGCGGCGACAGCGGGCGTCCACTCCGGAAGGGAGTCGGCGGCGTCGAGCGCGACGTCCACCATGTCGCGTGAAACCCAGTACAGCTCAGCACGTTTGATGATGTCGGCTTCGCCGCTCATCTGACTCAGCGTCTCGGCCAGCTTCGCCTGCAGCCGCTTCAACCTTCGAAGGCTCTCCCCCGCAGCTCCCAGGGCCTCGGACGGTTCTGCGAGGGCGCTGGATTGGTGGTCGACAAGGCTGTCCAAAGCGTTGCACCACTGCCGGCGAATGTCGGGCAGGCCCGGTGCCGCCCACGGAGTAGCTTTGCGGCGGCTCATCGCCGACCCGCCGTTCTAGCCGAGACCATCGGCGAACTCCATGACGGTTGCCGCCTGCTCCTCAATGAGAGAGACGAACTTCGGGACCGACTGCGTCGTCATGCGTGAGGGCAACTCCTGCGCCACCGCCCTGAGGCGGGCGCCGGCGGCCCGTAGTTCGGCCTGTTGCACCTCGCGGCTCACCGGAGACGGCGTCACATAGGTCAACACCGCCCGCAATTCGGGAAACCGGATGGCCTCCCCGCCGAGCTTCTCGTTGAACAGCCGCGCATGCGTGCCATCGGTGTGAGCCCAGCTGCGCATCTCCGATTCGAGGTAGGCGGCTATCACGTGCAGTGCCGTCGGTGTGGCGGCGGCGATGGTGGATGCCCCGGCGCGGCCGTACGTGCGGACGGTCTCGGCGAGGTCGCGAACCTCGGTGACCACCTTGGCCAGGTAATTGATATCAACTTGCACATCGAAGTCGGGCATACCAGCGATCCTAAGGGCGCGGCACACCGCTGATCTGCAAAGATTTCCCCCACTCACACCAGCTGCACTCCAGTCGGGGAGATGGCACTGCCGTGCCCGGGGCTGGCCCGTACCCGACACACGCCCCGGGCCTTGCCTGTGGTTCTGCCTTTCTGGCCCTCCGATTGTGGCCGGCGATCCGCTCCGCGCAAGGCCACGGCCTCCGCTGCGCTGCGGGCCCACAGGCTCGGGGCAGCTCCCCCACAAACGTTCGCTGCGCTCACCCGGGACCTGCCCCGCCCGGACCTTTGCACTCCACGGCCCTCTACCGGCCCAAATCTCCAGTGCCAGAAGGCAAAAAGAACGGGCGGGAGACCCACGATGAGCACCCAGGCACACCATGAACAGGCCAGCCTCTTCAGCGACGACACCAGCACACGCCGCCACCCCCGGCATGTGCTGTCGTATGGCCTCGGATTGGACAGCACGGCGGTCCTACTGCGCTGGCTCACCGACCCGTCCAGCCGCGACTTCGACCTATCCGACCTGGTGGTCATCACCGCCATGACCGGAGACGAGTTCAGTGCCACCGGGGCCGACGTCGAGCGCTACGTGCTCCCCGAGCTGCGTCGCCACCGGGTCCGGTTCGTCCAGGTCGGCCGCCACCAGCTGCTCACCACCGCCGCCGGCGAGGGCATCACCACCTTCAGCGACACCACCGAACCGGACCGACTCTTCGTCGAGGGGGCCTACGCGCTGTCGACGGAGATGCTCACCGCCGGCACCCTGCCGCAGCGCGGCGGTGCCCGCAAATGCAGCGCCCGAGCCAAGGGCGCGGTCCTCGACCCGGTGATCGCCCGACTGACCGGCGGTCAGCCCTATCAGCATTACGTCGGCTTCGAGGTCGACGAGACGGGCCGCGCCGAGCGCGACGCCGCCTACAACACAGCAGCCCGAACCGGCCGCTACCCCCTGATCCAATGGGGTTGGACGAGAGCTGACTGCGACACTTTTGTCTACAACCTCACGGGCCGCAGATGGCTCAAAAGTGCCTGCAGCTATTGTCCTTTCGCGCTGAGTTCGGCACGAGGCGTGCAGTCGACGCTGCAGCGTTACGCCGCTGATCCCGCAGCCGGAGCGCTGGCCCTGTTCATCGAACACGTCGCGGTCTGTATCAACGACAAGCAAACCCTGCGCCCGACTGGCCGCCTCTACGACGATGTTGCTGCTGCTGGTCTGACCGATGTCCTTGACCTGTTCCACCGCCGCCTCGACGACACCGAGCACGCGATCTACGAAGTGCGCCGGGTGGCCAAGGTTCGCGGGACCGGAACCAGGCCGGTCATCGCCCGGTCAGTGCGCCGGCTTGATCGTGGATCTCGCGCCGAGATGGCAGCCGCACTACTGGGCATGCCCGGGCAGCTGCACACCGGCAACGACGGCATCGCACGCAGCATCGCGGTGCGCCGCGGTGAGACGCCGCCATGGGCAGAGCGGTTCTATGTCGCCTGCCCGGCCGTCGTTGCGGACAAGGCCAGACCCCACTTCGAGCGCTGGTTCGCCGAGGTGGCCGGCGATGTCGCGCTGTTCTGACACCCGCCGTCGGGCACGCCAGCTACAGCCCCAGCGGGTCCGACCAGGCCGGCTGCGCAAAGGCGGTGTCGAACGGCATCACCGGGCGCGGCCACACGCCGGTGACCACCCAGGTCAGCACCGGCGCCGACACCGGCCCCTGGACCGGCCGCGTCAACGCATCGACCAGCGCACTCTCACACGACGACATCAACCCAGGCTACCGGGGCGGTGCATATCCACAGCGGAAGCGCCTGGCGGCGCTGCAGTTGATTCGCCGGCCCCTGCGGGGCCGCCGACCCACCGAAGTTTGCCTTTCTGGCCCTCCGATTGTGGCCGGCGATCCGCTCCGCGCAAGGCCACGGCCTCCGCTGCGCTGCGGGCCCACAGGCTCGGGGCAGCTCCCCCACAAACGTTCGCTGCGCTCACCCGGGACCTGCCCCGCCCGGACCTTTGCACTCCACGGCCCTCTACCGGCCCAAATCTCCAGTGCCAGAAGGCAAAAAGAACGGGCGGCCACCGCCCACTCACCTCCCGAAAGGAACCCACCATGGCTCACGAACTCGATCAGACCGCAGGCAAAGTCAGCTTCGCCGACTCGCGTACCGACGCCTGGCACCAACTCGGCCAGCAGGTTGGCCACGCTATGACCGCTCGCGAGGCTCTGCACGCCGCCCACCTGGCCAACTGGAACGTCCGCAAAATGGCGCTGGTTGTCCCCCAGGAGCCGGTGATCAGCGAAACCGGTGTCACCACACCCGCGCCGCTGGCAGTGCCCGACCAGTGGGCCACCGTGCGCACCAACCCCATCACCGGAGCCCTCGATGTGCTCGGCGTGGTCGGCAACAAGTACGAGCCGATGCAAAACGAAGCATCGTGTGACCTGCTCGACGCGCTCACCGGAGAAAGCGGTGCGGTCTACGAGACGGCCGGGGCGCTACGCGGCGGGCGCGAAACGTTCGTGACGATGAAGCTGCCCGAATCCATGGTGTTCGACGGGATCGACGGCACCAAGGACCGCACCGACTTCTACCTGGCCGCGCTGAACTCTCACGACGGGTCCAGCAAGTTCCGCTTCCTGGTGACGCCGGTGCGCATCGTATGCGCCAACACCCAAAGCGCGGCCATCGCACGCGCGGCGGCCAGCTTCGGCATCAGCC is part of the Mycolicibacterium tusciae JS617 genome and encodes:
- a CDS encoding helix-turn-helix domain-containing protein; the protein is MSGGLVRVAIGTRFIYDGELMQVVEMHSAATGTDVVLRAGSGEGGAVRVALRDLLARDRARVVVDDSGPRAHDAEELAGVVLSAMTESERKDLTERAAHIREALTGYRSGVAEMATAGEPRPQYDPHLPLTSRYAAKASELGLSVRTVKQWVSDFRRHGEAGLARSQMSRQKPLGTVDNRWIETGLEVMVEHTDQSRPSQTMVIDRTNARVVARFGDGVVKLPSRATAHRVLAELEKRHPTFRLSTKRNRDIADRPSDAYGKLRPTRPGEYLLMDTTRLDVFALDPVTLRWVQAELTVGMDWYTRCVTGIRVTPVSTKSVDAAAVLYQVYRPRPPGRDWPTHAVWPEHGIPRSVLVDVDAVDGPLTGGGASGPAIVPETIVVDHGKIYVSEHLTSVCQRMGVSIQPARLRTGRDKGPVERFFRTIREDLLQALPGYKGPDVHSRGVDPESEAFFYLDELEAIIREWVAVVYHHRPHDGLVDPHVPGLRMSPALMFEHGMARAGFIEAPRDPDLVYEFLKTEWRKIQHYGVDFGGRRYNGAALNPYRNMTSPYTGKAKGRWPIHHDPDDVTRIYFRDPESRTWHTLMWEHAASMDMPLSEDALQFARKLAASKYTYPDDRLAVADLLERWNLGLGSSVAERRIALRLSREASLLDAAEPENEVAALPSVARVLAMTASPAVDATAPIEVAEPEVGDDDTDDELDASDEDDFYADALEDA
- a CDS encoding TnsA-like heteromeric transposase endonuclease subunit translates to MAEMVQPGCATVSVRSQDSFEENSTEWGRAPLDAFAGAAPWRTFRWYRGQKHYSGTYWSSTEQRHVIYESRLELTRLLFADFDVKVRRIVAQPFLLRATVNRQARKHVPDYLLLTDDGPIVVDVKPHARLANPKISFTLDWTRRLVEQRGWRYELWSEPPEPELASIRFLAGFRNERCFSPTLLDELRRRDDLPGRTLGEACTSYAGWSKPVVRSAILHLVWSDYLAIEMARPLRQTSILKKGSRS
- a CDS encoding DUF932 domain-containing protein; protein product: MAHELDQTAGKVSFADSRTDAWHQLGQQVGHAMTAREALHAAHLANWNVRKMALVVPQEPVISETGVTTPAPLAVPDQWATVRTNPITGALDVLGVVGNKYEPMQNEASCDLLDALTGESGAVYETAGALRGGRETFVTMKLPESMVFDGIDGTKDRTDFYLAALNSHDGSSKFRFLVTPVRIVCANTQSAAIARAAASFGISHTGGAAVALQEARRALKLSWRYVEAFEQEAAALYAAPMDLDQMRRFAGDLVDVDGAESKTTARNRRDTANAIVKLWVSSPTVAPIAGTRWAAYNAVTEYVDHYSKVRAAGDPKSVRALRAVTGGSTAQNLKTNAFRMLQTL